The DNA region GAGCGTGTGCGTGGATCGCCAGCGCATGCACGGAGCCGGCGAGTTCCTGCGCCAGTGCTGCATTAATCATGCGGTGTCGCTCGATCCGGCTCTTTCCTTCGAACGCCGGCGACACCATATACACTCGGAAATGCGTCTCGCCGCCCGGGCTGTGGCCGGCGTGGCCCTCATGCAGATGTGATTCATCGACGACGTCGAGGCTTTCCAGCAAGAAAGCTTCACGCAACTTGTTTATGATAACGTCCTTCGTGCTCATGCTGCGGCATTACGTTCGCGGCGGCTTTTCGTCAATGATGTAGCGGGAAACGAGGTCTGCGCAATGTCAAGACTTGAAGAATTGTGCATTGCGTAGTCAAACAAAGCATGCCGATCGATTCATCCAAATTCTTCGACTCCATTCGCATCAAGCCGACCAAGGTGAGTGCGAAGCGCCAGGCGCAGGCCGGCGATCAGGCCGTGACCTGCGAGTGGGCGGGCTGCCAGAACAAGGGCGCGCACCGCGCCCCGAAGGGTCGTGACAATTCGCGCGAGTACTGGCACTTCTGTCTCGATCACGTCCGCGAATACAATCAGTCCTACAATTTCTTCCAGGGCATGAATCCGGACGACGTCGCGCGCTACCAGAAGGATGCGCTGACCGGTCACCGGCCGACCTGGAAGATGGGCGCCAATGGCGGCAAGAAGGGCGAGGGCGACATCGACGCCGCGTCCGATCCGTTCCACATGTTCTCCGAGCTCAACGGCCGCGGCCGCTGGCGGCCCGGCCCGGGGGGCGCGCAGGAGGCCAAGCAGGAAACCCGCAAGGTCATGAACGCCGAGCGCAAGGCGCTGCAGGTGATGGGGCTTGCCGCCGGTGCGACGCTGGAAGACGTCAAGGCCAAATACAAGGCGCTGGTCAAGCAGCATCATCCCGACGCCAATGGCGGCGACCGCTCCACCGAGGATCGCCTGATCGAGATCATCAAGGCGTATAATTATCTGAAGACCGTGGTACGCGAGGCTTAGGCCTTCGCGCTTAACCTCCCCTTGAAAAGGGGAGGTCGCTTTGCTCGCGAGAGCAAAGCGGGTGGGGATACCCTCTCCGCATACAGTGTCGCTCGCGGCTGACCCCCATCCCGACCTTTCCCCTTTTAGGGGGAAGGAGAAGATTTTCGATCACTTCGGCATCGCCCCGACATAGGACGAGCTCGGCCGGATCAGTCGGCCGGTGCGGCGTTGCTCCAGGGCGTGGGCGGTCCAGCCGGCGGCGCGGGCGACCGCGAAGATCGGCGTGAACGCCTGCCGCGGGATCTGCAGCGCGTCGAGCAGGATCGCGGTGAAGAATTCGACATTGGTCTCCAGCGGCCGTTCCGGGTTCTTGTTCCGCAGCGCTGCGCGGATATAGGCCTCGACCTCGCCGGCAAACGGCAAATCGGCGCCGTCAGCGGCGAGCCGCTCGATCGCGGCTTTCAGCACGTCGGCCCGGGGGTCGCGCACCCGATAGACGCGGTGGCCGAATCCCATCAGCCGTTCGCCGCGCGAAAGCGCGTCGTCGACCCAGGGCTTGATCCGCTCGCGCGTGCCGATCGCATCCAGCATCTCCAGCACCGGCTCCGGCGCGCCGCCATGCAGCGGCCCGGTCAGCGCGCAATAGCCGCCGGTGATCGCCGCAAACAAATCGGCCTGGGTCGAGGCGATCACCCGCGCGGTGAAGGTCGAGGCGTTCATGCCGTGATCGCAGACCGTGACGAAATAGGCATCGAGCGCTGCGACCTCGCGCGGCTCGGCCTTGCCACCCCGCAGCATCCGCAGCGTATCGGCGGCGTGGCTGATCGTCGGGTCCGGCGCGATCGGGTCGTGGCCCTTGGCACGCTGGACCAGCGCACCCGCGATCACCGGGAAGGCGCCGACGATGGTCGCCTCGTGCTCCAGCCCGTTCTCGCCGCGCAGGCCAGCGCTCGCGGCACGAAAGCCGTCGACGATCGACATGCCGCGGGTCGCCGGCAACAGCTCCGGCAGGCGGGCAAAGGCGCGTTCGCGGGCGGCGCCGAGGCCGGCGCGGACATTGGCCTCGCTCAGCGCCTTGCCGGTGGCGCCGTTCCACAGCCGCGCGGTGACGCCCTCGAAGCCCGACTTGCCGGCGAGGTTGGCGACGTGCTCGCCGGCGATGATCAGTTCGCCGCGCTCGCCGTCGACATGGCTCAACACGGTCTCGGCGGCGGGAACGCCGTCCAGACCGATCGTGCTTTTGGTGAGGTGCAGATTCATGGCCCGATCTCCTTGTTTCGTACCGATAAGGTCGGGCCTCTCGACGTATTGATCAACCTTGATTATATCAATCAATATGAAAAAATCCGCCGAGCTTTACCTCTCCGCCCGGGAAGCCGCCGCCGAGCTCGCGATCTCGCCGGCCACGCTCTACGCCTATGTCAGTCGCGGCCTGATCCGCTCCGAGCCGTCGCCGGATTCGCGCAGCCACCGCTACCGTGCCGAGGACATCAGGGGCCTGAAGGAACGCCGCGTGCCGTCGCCGGAGCCGCGCGGTTTTCGCAACTTCGACGCCGATCTGCCGGTGATGGATTCGGCGATTGCGACCATCACCGAGCAGGGCCCGATCTATCGCGGCGTCAACTGCGTCGACCTTGCCCAGCGCGACACGCTGGAGCACACCGCAACGCTGCTCTGGGATGTCACCACTGTCGATCCGTTCGCGGCGGACAATTGTCCGCATGTGTCGGACGAGATGCGCGCGATTGCGGACGCCGCGCGTCGCGCGCCGCCGATCGATCGGACGGTTGCGGTGCTGGCGCTGGCCGCCAGCGCCGATCCCCACGCCTTCACCCGCGCGCCCGATGGCCGCGCCATGGTCGGCGCGCGGATCCTGCGGCTGCTGGTTGCGACCATGCTGAATGTACCGGCGTCGGCCGATCTGCTGCATGAGCAGGTCGCCCGCGTCTGGACGCCTGACAACAAGCACGCACCCGACCTGATTCGTCGCGCGCTGGTGCTGCTCGCCGACCACGAGCTGAATGCCTCGACCTTCACGGTGCGCTGCGCGGCGTCGACCGAGCTCAACCTCTACGACGCCGTGATCGCGGGGCTGGTGGCGCTGAAGGGACCCAAGCATGGCGGCGCCGGCGTGCTGGCCTCGCGGCTGGTCAGGACGATGGTCGACAACGACGTCGCCCCGGTGATTCGCGAGCGGGTGGCGCTGGGCGAGCGCTTCCCTGGCTTCGGCCACGGCGTCTACAAGAACGGCGATCCGCGCGCGATCTCGCTGCTGGACGCGCTGACCCGCGCCGGCGCGCCGCGCAAATTCACCAGGGAGGTACCGGAGCGGATCGCGGAAGCGACCGGCGAGTTCGTCAACATCGACTACGCGCTGGCGGTGCTGGTGCACGCGCTGCGGATGCCGGTGGGGAGCGAGCTTGCGCTGTTCGCGATGGCGCGCAGCGTCGGCTGGATCGCACATGCCAGCGAGCAGCTCCAGCATGGCAAATTGATTCGGCCGCGCGCCCGCTATGTCGGCCCGGCACCCGGCCGCGGCGGTACGACCAACAGCCTCTGACTCGCTTACTTTGTCGACTTGGCCGGCTCGATCAGGCCACCGCCGTTGCGGCGGCGGATGGTCCAGACCGCGAGCGCGAGGATCACGGCGCCGCCGGCGACCGCGAACATCCAGAGATGCTTGCCGACATGCTCATGGTGCGGCAAGCCGGCATAATCGTGCAGCGCGGTGACGGCGAGCACGCCGGGCAGCACATGCGCCGGCGCCCAGAGCAGGATCGCGGGGATGTTGACGGCGTAGAATCGCGCCGGCGGCATGCCGAGCGCGCCCGCCGTGATCGGCACGAAAGCGCGGATCGGCGGCACGAAGCGGGCAAAGAACACCGCCAGCACGCCCCAACGGTTGAAGAAGGCTTCGCTCTGCGCGACCACGTTCGGATATTTGTTGAGCGGCCAGCAGGTCAGGATCTCGCGCTGGCTGCGGTAGCCGATCAGATAGGCGACGCCATCGCCCAGCATCGCGCCGGCCGCGGCCCAGGCCAGCACCGGCACCAGCTTCAATTCGCCGCCGGGCACCAGCGCGCTCAGCGCCAGGATGATGGTCGAGCCCGGCACCAGCGAGCCGATCACCGGGACCGCCTCCAGCAGTGCAGCCAGGAACAGCGTCAGGTAAGCAAGCCAGGCATGGG from Bradyrhizobium genosp. L includes:
- a CDS encoding BolA family protein, with amino-acid sequence MSTKDVIINKLREAFLLESLDVVDESHLHEGHAGHSPGGETHFRVYMVSPAFEGKSRIERHRMINAALAQELAGSVHALAIHAHAPGEKPR
- a CDS encoding J domain-containing protein, encoding MPIDSSKFFDSIRIKPTKVSAKRQAQAGDQAVTCEWAGCQNKGAHRAPKGRDNSREYWHFCLDHVREYNQSYNFFQGMNPDDVARYQKDALTGHRPTWKMGANGGKKGEGDIDAASDPFHMFSELNGRGRWRPGPGGAQEAKQETRKVMNAERKALQVMGLAAGATLEDVKAKYKALVKQHHPDANGGDRSTEDRLIEIIKAYNYLKTVVREA
- a CDS encoding citrate synthase/methylcitrate synthase — protein: MNLHLTKSTIGLDGVPAAETVLSHVDGERGELIIAGEHVANLAGKSGFEGVTARLWNGATGKALSEANVRAGLGAARERAFARLPELLPATRGMSIVDGFRAASAGLRGENGLEHEATIVGAFPVIAGALVQRAKGHDPIAPDPTISHAADTLRMLRGGKAEPREVAALDAYFVTVCDHGMNASTFTARVIASTQADLFAAITGGYCALTGPLHGGAPEPVLEMLDAIGTRERIKPWVDDALSRGERLMGFGHRVYRVRDPRADVLKAAIERLAADGADLPFAGEVEAYIRAALRNKNPERPLETNVEFFTAILLDALQIPRQAFTPIFAVARAAGWTAHALEQRRTGRLIRPSSSYVGAMPK
- a CDS encoding citrate/2-methylcitrate synthase, with protein sequence MKKSAELYLSAREAAAELAISPATLYAYVSRGLIRSEPSPDSRSHRYRAEDIRGLKERRVPSPEPRGFRNFDADLPVMDSAIATITEQGPIYRGVNCVDLAQRDTLEHTATLLWDVTTVDPFAADNCPHVSDEMRAIADAARRAPPIDRTVAVLALAASADPHAFTRAPDGRAMVGARILRLLVATMLNVPASADLLHEQVARVWTPDNKHAPDLIRRALVLLADHELNASTFTVRCAASTELNLYDAVIAGLVALKGPKHGGAGVLASRLVRTMVDNDVAPVIRERVALGERFPGFGHGVYKNGDPRAISLLDALTRAGAPRKFTREVPERIAEATGEFVNIDYALAVLVHALRMPVGSELALFAMARSVGWIAHASEQLQHGKLIRPRARYVGPAPGRGGTTNSL
- a CDS encoding DedA family protein, translating into MTSFLNPLITFVSAHAWLAYLTLFLAALLEAVPVIGSLVPGSTIILALSALVPGGELKLVPVLAWAAAGAMLGDGVAYLIGYRSQREILTCWPLNKYPNVVAQSEAFFNRWGVLAVFFARFVPPIRAFVPITAGALGMPPARFYAVNIPAILLWAPAHVLPGVLAVTALHDYAGLPHHEHVGKHLWMFAVAGGAVILALAVWTIRRRNGGGLIEPAKSTK